The sequence TTGGCTCAATCGCGCCAATTCTCAAATCCATCGTCGAACCGCGAACTTTGTTCTCTCTTAATTCATTAAAAATAGAAACGGCTACCATATCAAACCGTAAAATAGAAAACGAGGTGAATCCTTGAAGAATTTCTTGCAATAAGGTGTAGCCACGAATAATATCCCTATTGGTTCGAGCGCGATTAATAAAATTGTGAGCGCCAAGAACTTGCTCATGGAAACTGATAATTGATACAGCAAATTCTGTCGAAGAATATTGATTCATGCGAGTCATTAATTGAGTAAACTCTTTCCCCGATCCGCGCTGTAAAAAACTGAAATGATCGGTATCGAGCAGATATTTCACCACTATTAACTCTCTTCCTCTTTCGGCTGATCTTGCTGACGGAAAGAACGCCCATACTCCAGAGCTTCCAAAAATGCTACTTCATCAGAAATTGAACCAATCAATTGTTGCAATCCCTCTTTAGAGGAGGGTTTGCTTTCTACCTTTTGCTGCAGATCGGAAACGGTTTGCTCAAGTTTTACTAAACGTTGTTCTAGGTTTTTCTGGTCTAACATAGCCTTGGGGTTAGAGGTGGACATAATTCAGCTTTTTTTCCTCAGTTAATTAGTTAAATTTTAGCAAATGAGAAAAGCGTGTTTACGAAGCATAGGTGAAGCCTAATCCCAATCATTTTTTTAAGATCAAAGTTTGTCTAATAAAGACTCTCGTTGCGATGTTAACGCCTGATCTAATTCTGGAAAATAAGCCGAGGTGGGAAACACTGGCTTAAACCAGAGACTGATCGGTAAATTCTCCACAACTCTAAAATAATCGCTGGGGACTGCTCCTCCCATCTGACGCATATTGACGTTAAATCCCAATCTTTTTCTGCGATATTGCCAAATCGGAGGATTCTGTTTTAACCATTCCTCAAATGTCTCAGCATTTTCCATCGTCGTTAAAACCTCTGCTAAGTATTGCTCTGGTAATCTTTCTTTTCTGGCTTTGAGTGCAGCTTGCTGTAATAATTGAGAGCGATTACTGGGATTTGACCATGCAGAAAACACCAGTTTGGCAGGTGAGGGAGAAAGTTGCTGTTCAACGGTTGCGACTTCTTCACCCAGACTAATCTTTAATAAGGCTTGGCTTAACCCGTCACCATACTGCTCTAAATCTTCACCAGCTGCGGTTAAATTACCTTGCCACCAGAGAAAAATACCACGCACACGATGAAAATAAGGAATTAAGTCTGGAGGTAAAGTGTCTTGGTTGAGGAAATTACTGCATTGCGCGATCGCGCTTTCTAAAACTTGCGGATAAATCGGCTGTAAAATCCGCAACTGCCAAAGAGGAGTGGTAATAAAACTGGGATCTCTCAACACTTCCAAAGTTAACGCTTCAACCGCTAATTCCCTTTGATTTTGAGCGAGGAGACTCAGACCTAATCCGTAGAAAATCCCCCGTTTGGCTGGAACCAGTTGTGCTGATTCGGCAAAAGCAGTTGTCGCTGCTGTTGGATTCCCAGCTTTGAGATGCAACCATCCTAAGTTAGTATAACCAAACTCGCGATCGCGCGATGCGTTTAATCCCGCTTCAAACCCCTTAATCGCTTGGGGTAATAAGGCTTGTTCTTGAGAGGGATTATTAGAAGTCAAAGCAATATCTCCTAAATTCCAGCCCAATTGATAAGGATAATAAGGTTCCCAAGGTACAAGTTCATGGGCTTGCGTTAACTTATCTATAAACAGATCAAGATTGACCTCTTCTTGGGCTAACCCACTAAAGCCTTGAGTTGAAGTTGCCCAAGCGCGATGAATGGGAATTAACCAGATAATAACCGCAACAAGGAATCCACATCCAGCCCAAGCCAACCGATATCCTGACTGTAGCGCAAGGAATTCCTGCTTTCGTAGTGTGGAGGCAATGACAGCTAAATAAATGACTAATGTTCCACTAATTGCAATGTTGTCTAACTGGTAATCTGTCAAACTGAGAGTAAAGTAACCAATGAATGCACAGAAAAGACTTCCTGTGAGAATAAAGTCCGTTGTTTCTAGCTCACGAACCCACCACCGTCGCCCTAAATATAATAATAAAAAGATTGCCCCCAGTTGAAGCAGAACCGCCCAAAGTCCTAATTCAGCAAATAATTGAGCGGGTGTACTATGTAACTGATAAATCAACTGGGCTTCATATCCAGCCCAATGGGGAAAATACTCTTGATATAACCAAGGGACATTTCCTAAGCCGATTCCAGTCAGGAAATGACTGCTTCCCATGTCCCAGCCGACAGTCATTGTAATCAAGCGATATGCAAATTGTCCGCCTCCTTCTCCTGATAAAACAGCAAACAACAAACTGCGGAGGCGATTATTTGCCAAAATAAAGAGGAGGACAAGTAAAATGCTTCCGAGCGCACTTAGAATTAACCATAATCGAGGGAGAGAACTCCGCACTAATAGAATAATTAATCCCGTCAATAAAACAACGAAAAAACCTAACCATCCTCCCCGAGAACTGGTGGTATATAAATCAAGTAACCCCACCGCTACACCTGCGATCCAAACCCATCGTCGCCAACCTGATTCCACAATTCCCAATGCAATCAGTAAAGGAAGGACTAACACCAAATAGCCAGCAACATAATTTTGATGTCCTAAAGGGGCCCAGTTTCGTAACTCCAAAACAGAGAAGTCAAATCTGACATTGACACCCAACTCTCTCAAAGATTGTAAACGCTCTAATTCTGGTAAAAAGGTCTGAACCCCCCAGACAAGAAGACTGACAAGAATAAAAGCAATGGCAAGTCCACCCTGAAATTGTAATAACCGATATCGTTTTTGGGGAGAAACTAACCCATGATTGAGAGCATATAGTGCAAGAATTAAACAGAGAGTTGTCCAACTATACCAGATCGCTTTCTGAGGAATTTCAGCATAAAGGGTGGTGATGATTAAGCTGATGATCACTAAGGCTATCCAAATATCAATTTTGTTACCCAGTTGGGGAAAGCAATTTTCCCGAAGAAGAATGCTGAGAAACCACAAGACAGGACAAATGATGCCCACTTGCCAAATCAATACCCAGGGCCAAGCAACCATTAAGCTATGACTATCTGGGATCAGCGTCAATAAAATATAAAAGAAGCCAGTTAGTAGCGCAAACAATTGACCGCTACTGCGTTTGGATTGAGATTGAAGAGGATTCATGGAGTTTAATCTGCACAAGCGATAGTTATCTTTCTATACTTCTGTCCAAAATACTCTACCCAGCCTCGGAAAGACGACCAAGCAGCATATCTTTCTTGCCCGTGCTATTTCTCCCTACGGCGCTCGCGTAGGGACTCCCGCACTCTCGTTGCATTAAGATAAAAATTGGTGATCTTGATGGTGATGGGCATGAGCCAGATTCAAACGACAATTCATTGGGAAATCCTTGCACAAAATTATGAACAGTCTCATCGCCGTCAGGGAAACCTTCGCGAGAAGCCAAGAGGGTATCATTTTCAGCGTCTGGGATCTCCTCGACTTCCTTCAGATTTGGTTTTAAGAGACTATCAAACCCAAGCCGTGGTCAGTTGGTTTCGTCAACGAGGGCGGGGAATGCTCAAAATGGCGACGGGAAGCGGTAAAACCATTACCGCCTTGGCAATTACTACGGAACTCCATGAGAAGATTGGTTTACAAGCGTTATTGGTGGTCTGTCCTTATCGTCATCTGGTCACGCAATGGGCGCGAGAATGTGGAAAGTTTAATTTACAGCCCCTTTTAGCATTTGAAAGTGTCGAACAATGGCAACGAACTTTATCGAATCAGCTTTATCATCTCACCAAGGGCACGCAAGACTTTTTAACCATTATTACCACTAAGGCGACCCTGATCAAGGAAGGTTTTCAATCGCAACTGCCTTATTTCCCAGAAAAAACGCTCATTGTTGGTGATGAAGCCCATCATTTGGGAACGCCACGCTTGCTTGCTAGTTTACCCTCTCAAATTGGCTTACGTCTTGGATTATCGGCAACCCCAGAACGCTATTTTGATGAAACGGGAACCGATGGGGTCTTTCACTATTTTGGTGCGACCTTAAGTCCTCAGTTTACGCTTGCAGACGCGATCGCGCAAGGAGCTCTCGTCCCTTATTTCTACTATCCCCTGTTTGTGGAGTTAACTGCTGCGGAAGCCTTGACTTATGCCAAATTCACCAAACGCATTGGTTGGGCGTTAGCTGATAACCCCAATTGGAATACCAATGAGACCTTAACGTCTTTACTGATGCAGCGATCGCGCTTAGTCGGTACTGCGGAAAATAAACTTCCTACCCTCGCTCGCTTAATGTCCACCCGCTTAGACACCAGTCATACTTTATTTTATTGTGGCGATGGCGCGATCGAAACGCGATCGGATGGCATTCATCGTCAAGTGGCTGCAGTGACTCGTCTACTCGGAAATGAACTGGGGTTTCGAGTCCATAGCTATACCGCCGAAACGCCAATGAAAGAAAGAGAACAATTACGAATCCAGTTTGAACAGGGGGAACTGCAAGGGTTAGTCGCGATTCATTGTTTAGACGAAGGGGTCGATATTCCAGCAATTCGTCATGCGGTAATTTTAGCGAGTACAGGAAACCCCCGCCAATTTATCCAACGACGAGGGCGCGTCTTACGTCCTCATTCTGGTAAAACTGAGGCGACTATTTTTGATATGATTGCCATTCCGCCACAGCTTGATCGGGAAACTTGGGAGGTGGAACGCAACTTATTACGGAAAGAATTAAAACGATTTCTGGAATTTGCCAAACTCGCTAAAAACGCAGCAGCAGCCAGTGAGAAATTACTCACCCTACAGGAACAATATAGACTCCCTCCAGACTAGTGGTCTGTCAACTTTGAAATGATCGGTGGCAGTTGAGCGGGAGATAGGGGGAAAGGGAGATGGGGAGAAATAGTAATCCCTCAATTCAAACATAATTGAGGATGAACGCGCACTTGGCAGTGGTTAACATTGCTTTCTTCGGTTCACAAGGGAATCTAACATTTGTCAACTTTATAGCTATTTAGTTATATTATAAAGTATAAGGAACTTTGATTCACCCATGGAGGATAAGACCTATGTTTACCAACGTCGGCACGACGGATCGCTTGTTGCGACTGCTAATCGCCAGTGTATTGTTCTACCTTGGACTCTTTTCCTATGCTGGGTCAGCCCTAGGCATTGGTTTAGATGTGGCTGGGGCTGTTGCCCTGCTGACAGGGTTGTTCGGTTTTTGTGGTCTCTATCGACTGCTGGGTCTGAATACCCACCAGTCCAATCCAAACTCATAGTCAACATTATTGTTAAATGGAAGTGAATGCACCATGAATAATGCAATTCCCAATGAAAGTCCAGAACTCTCGCGACGGCAATTACTCAACTTTTTGACTGGTGCGACTGTGGCAGCTACGGTTGGAGCAGCGTTGTATCCAGTGAGCCAATTTTTTGTCCCTCCTCGGGAAGTTAATGCAGGGGGTGGTATTTTAGCTAAAGACAAGCTCGGTAACCCCATTCCAGCTAGCCAAATCTTGGCAAATCCTCCAGGAACCCGAGCCTTGATTGCTGGTCTGGCTGGTGAACCCACCTATCTGATTGTTCAGGAGGATGGCACACTCGGCGATCGCGGTATTGTCAATAATTGTACCCACTTGGGCTGCACGTTCCCTTGGAATGAGAATGCTGAGCAGTTTCAATGTCCTTGTCATGGCTCGTTATATGATCCCGCAGGCAATGTTGTGCGGGGGCCTGCTCCACTGCCCCTTAAGCTGGTTCATGTAACAGTCAAGGATGATGCAATTTGGCTATATCCCTGGACAGAGACAGATCCGCGTACAGGTGAACAACCCTGGTGGGTCTAAATAGAGATGGAGAAAATCATGAAAATTGCGATCGCGAGTCAGAATAAAACGAGTGTAACTGGGCATACAGGACGCTGCCAGAAGTTCTGGATTTATGAAATTAATGAGCAGGAAATTACTAAGAAATCCCTGCTGGAATTACCTAAGGAGCAATCCTTGCATAATAGCTCCCCTGATGAATCGCATCCTCTCAACGGGGTACAGGTGTTAATATCTGGCGGGATGGGGCGTGGGCTTGTCCGACGGCTTGCCTCCTATGGCATTGAAGGTCTTATTACCCAAGAAACCGATCTGGAGAAAGCCTTGGCTGCTTATCTGGATGGAACACTGGTACGGGAAGAACCAGAAGCCCATGAGCATGGGCATGATGTAGATAGTGAGCATGATCATGAACACTGCCATCACTAAATAAATTGAGCCAATTCAAGTTAACAATGAATTTTATCGCACTGACACAACTCCCGAAAAGGCTATTTGCTTGGGGATTAGCAAAGGCGAACACTGCCGACCAAACATCCATTAAGCTAAGTAACTGTCGAGAACATAGTAGCTTGGCTGACCTCAAACGATCGCTGCTCGGTCAGATTCAGGGAACGGTGTTAGAAATTGGTCCCGGTGCAGGGTCAAATTTTGCCTACTACCCCACCGATATACACTGGATTGGGGTAGAGCCGAACCCCTTTATGTCTTCCTATTTGCACCAAGAAGCCACGCAACGGGGAATTCAGAGCATTGAGCTTTATGAAGGTGCTGCCGAAAACCTACCCGTTGAAGCTGACAGCGCGGATGTGGTCGTCAGTTCCCATGTCTTGTGTTCGGTGAGCAACTTGGATCAGGCTTTACAGGAAGTGCAGCGAGTGCTCAAACCAGGGGGTCAATTTATCTTCTTAGAGCACGTCGCTGCTGAGAGTTGCACTTGGACTCGACGAATCCAAGAGGGAGTGGCCCCGCTTTGGAAAAGCCTCTTTGATAACTGCCATCTGAATCGGGAAACATGGCAAGCGCTAGAAGCAGCGGGTTTTGCAACGCTTGATTATCATCATTTCCAGATTCCTCTACCCCTGGTTAGTCCTCACATTGCTGGAATTGCCACGATGCCCTAGTCAGCATAATTGACTCTTTAAGTACGAGAGGTTAACCCTTGATGACATACGGCAACCCGACTCTTCAAATCACGGTATTGGTGGAAAATACAGCAGGCGGACGCGGTTTACTGGGGGAACATGGCATCGCCTTTCTGCTGGAAACAGACCATCATCGCCTTCTTTTTGACACGGGACAAGGAATGGCGCTCCCCCACAATGCCCGACAATTGGGGATCTCCTTGCAGAATTTAGACGCGATCGTCCTCAGTCATGGTCACTATGACCACAGTGGCGGTTTACCTGCCCTGTTAGAGCACACTTCGCAGACTGATTTATTTTTGCATCCAGCAGCCATTGAGCCGAAGTACAGTGCTCGCGGTGACATTGGTTCTCCCTTGCAGGATGAAGACAGCTTAAAAAGCCTGGTTCGTCGTCTGGTCTGGACGGACAAAGTCACAGAAATTGTTGAGGGAATCTGGGTGACGGGACCCATCCCCCGTCAGCATCCCTTAGAAGATACAGGAGGTCAGTTTTGGCGCACCGAAAACCAAGCCACGCTCGATACCTTACCCGATGACCAAGCCCTCTTTGCTGCAACTCCCCAAGGCTGGGTTGTGATTTTAGGCTGTGCCCACGCTGGCGTGATCAATACTCTGAACTATATTGCCCGCCTCACCGGTACGGATCGCTTTGCTGCTGTCATTGGTGGTATGCACCTGTTAAAGGCTAGTGAACCCCGTATCCAGGCGACCCTAGAGTGCCTAAAATATTATGATGTGCAGGTGATTGGGGCTAACCATTGTACCAGTCTCAAGGCAATCACCACTTTTTTACATGAACTGCGCGATCGCTGCATCGATTGTCGGGTTGGGACACGACTTAATTTTAGTCAAGAGGGAGTTGATTAATTTTCTTGAATCCTCATCTTGCCTGCGATAACAAACATCGCGCTATCTGAAATCAACTCGCCTGTTGGGAGATGGGGAGATTGGGGGATGGGGGGGGAGATTTCATGACTCTTTTTTCTGATTAATTCGTCAAAAAGTAAGAAAAAAGCATCGATTGTCCTCAAGACGCTTTCAGGACTTGTCCTGTCAATTTAAGGGGGAGAATAAAACAGCCCTGCGCTCAATAAGGGGAATCCCCCCTAACCTCCTCACGCTTGGCTCCGGCTTCGTAAGGGGGGAACGATGAATCAAGTTTTTACATAAGAATGAGAACTGCTATAGTTGAGTTGGTTTGATTTAATTGACATACTCACCGCCCTAGAAGGACGGTGATTCTTCGGTCTTCACAGATTCCGAATTACTGGTTCAGCGACACCACTTACTGATTTAAGTTTCCCTGAATCAACAGAGGTGGGAGTCTCCCCAGTCGTTTCCTATGCACGAGGCAGTTCCCCAATGCCCTTGGGTACTTTTAGACAATCAAAACTTATTGTTGATTGGTTTAATCTCGGCGAGAGATCAAGGTTTTTAGACTGGTTGAATACCTTTCCAGCGTTTTCCTATATTAACACAAGAACTCCCTAAAGGGAGGGGCTTTAAACCCGTGATTTAATGGTAAACAATTGATTAAAAGGGAATAAATGCTAGATATTCTTGGTCACAGCATCGCGCTGAATTTATGATTCCTCATCTGATGAATGATCAAATTTTTTCCGAGCGCGACTAATCGCAAGCCAATTATCGGTAATGGTAATTAATGAAGCCAAAGGAGCCCAATTTTGACCGCGCTTCCAAGATTCTTCCATGCTAGCTGACGGAGACACCGTTTCAATCAAGAAAAAAACACTAAATGTAGTTCCTCCTAACCAGAGAAGGGGTTTCCAGCGTTGGGTATATAAATAGGGCGTAATCGGAATTAAAAATCCTAAGATCGTCGAAATCCAAATCCGTTTTTGGCTGAGGCGTTGTTGTTTTTGTTGTTCTAATTCTGAAGGCTGGGTCATTGTTTTTGATGAATTCTGAATAATCTAATTTGCATTATTACCTTCTTTTTCCAGACTGCATCTTTCTCCTGAGCGAATGACCAAATAAATTTTCTCTTTGCCATTTTCGTGGTTCGCGTAGAAAGACTTCTCTGATTTAAAAAATCAGGATAGTTTGAACAGAGAAATGAGTTTTGAGAATTGCAAATGTTTTTATCGCCTCGGGTTGCTTTGGTTCGGAATTTAGCGGTTGCTCTCTTTAATGGCGCGATCGCGCTGGTCATTTTGTTAATTGCTCCGATGGG comes from Halothece sp. PCC 7418 and encodes:
- a CDS encoding type II toxin-antitoxin system VapC family toxin, with the translated sequence MVKYLLDTDHFSFLQRGSGKEFTQLMTRMNQYSSTEFAVSIISFHEQVLGAHNFINRARTNRDIIRGYTLLQEILQGFTSFSILRFDMVAVSIFNELRENKVRGSTMDLRIGAIEPKAQRIEDSIALSRNLILLTRNVADFNKIPNLKIEDWTVDPQIF
- a CDS encoding MBL fold metallo-hydrolase, translating into MTYGNPTLQITVLVENTAGGRGLLGEHGIAFLLETDHHRLLFDTGQGMALPHNARQLGISLQNLDAIVLSHGHYDHSGGLPALLEHTSQTDLFLHPAAIEPKYSARGDIGSPLQDEDSLKSLVRRLVWTDKVTEIVEGIWVTGPIPRQHPLEDTGGQFWRTENQATLDTLPDDQALFAATPQGWVVILGCAHAGVINTLNYIARLTGTDRFAAVIGGMHLLKASEPRIQATLECLKYYDVQVIGANHCTSLKAITTFLHELRDRCIDCRVGTRLNFSQEGVD
- a CDS encoding NifB/NifX family molybdenum-iron cluster-binding protein, producing the protein MKIAIASQNKTSVTGHTGRCQKFWIYEINEQEITKKSLLELPKEQSLHNSSPDESHPLNGVQVLISGGMGRGLVRRLASYGIEGLITQETDLEKALAAYLDGTLVREEPEAHEHGHDVDSEHDHEHCHH
- a CDS encoding class I SAM-dependent methyltransferase, which codes for MNFIALTQLPKRLFAWGLAKANTADQTSIKLSNCREHSSLADLKRSLLGQIQGTVLEIGPGAGSNFAYYPTDIHWIGVEPNPFMSSYLHQEATQRGIQSIELYEGAAENLPVEADSADVVVSSHVLCSVSNLDQALQEVQRVLKPGGQFIFLEHVAAESCTWTRRIQEGVAPLWKSLFDNCHLNRETWQALEAAGFATLDYHHFQIPLPLVSPHIAGIATMP
- a CDS encoding DUF2892 domain-containing protein; amino-acid sequence: MFTNVGTTDRLLRLLIASVLFYLGLFSYAGSALGIGLDVAGAVALLTGLFGFCGLYRLLGLNTHQSNPNS
- the petC gene encoding cytochrome b6-f complex iron-sulfur subunit, encoding MNNAIPNESPELSRRQLLNFLTGATVAATVGAALYPVSQFFVPPREVNAGGGILAKDKLGNPIPASQILANPPGTRALIAGLAGEPTYLIVQEDGTLGDRGIVNNCTHLGCTFPWNENAEQFQCPCHGSLYDPAGNVVRGPAPLPLKLVHVTVKDDAIWLYPWTETDPRTGEQPWWV
- a CDS encoding O-antigen ligase family protein codes for the protein MNPLQSQSKRSSGQLFALLTGFFYILLTLIPDSHSLMVAWPWVLIWQVGIICPVLWFLSILLRENCFPQLGNKIDIWIALVIISLIITTLYAEIPQKAIWYSWTTLCLILALYALNHGLVSPQKRYRLLQFQGGLAIAFILVSLLVWGVQTFLPELERLQSLRELGVNVRFDFSVLELRNWAPLGHQNYVAGYLVLVLPLLIALGIVESGWRRWVWIAGVAVGLLDLYTTSSRGGWLGFFVVLLTGLIILLVRSSLPRLWLILSALGSILLVLLFILANNRLRSLLFAVLSGEGGGQFAYRLITMTVGWDMGSSHFLTGIGLGNVPWLYQEYFPHWAGYEAQLIYQLHSTPAQLFAELGLWAVLLQLGAIFLLLYLGRRWWVRELETTDFILTGSLFCAFIGYFTLSLTDYQLDNIAISGTLVIYLAVIASTLRKQEFLALQSGYRLAWAGCGFLVAVIIWLIPIHRAWATSTQGFSGLAQEEVNLDLFIDKLTQAHELVPWEPYYPYQLGWNLGDIALTSNNPSQEQALLPQAIKGFEAGLNASRDREFGYTNLGWLHLKAGNPTAATTAFAESAQLVPAKRGIFYGLGLSLLAQNQRELAVEALTLEVLRDPSFITTPLWQLRILQPIYPQVLESAIAQCSNFLNQDTLPPDLIPYFHRVRGIFLWWQGNLTAAGEDLEQYGDGLSQALLKISLGEEVATVEQQLSPSPAKLVFSAWSNPSNRSQLLQQAALKARKERLPEQYLAEVLTTMENAETFEEWLKQNPPIWQYRRKRLGFNVNMRQMGGAVPSDYFRVVENLPISLWFKPVFPTSAYFPELDQALTSQRESLLDKL
- a CDS encoding DNA phosphorothioation system restriction enzyme — protein: MSQIQTTIHWEILAQNYEQSHRRQGNLREKPRGYHFQRLGSPRLPSDLVLRDYQTQAVVSWFRQRGRGMLKMATGSGKTITALAITTELHEKIGLQALLVVCPYRHLVTQWARECGKFNLQPLLAFESVEQWQRTLSNQLYHLTKGTQDFLTIITTKATLIKEGFQSQLPYFPEKTLIVGDEAHHLGTPRLLASLPSQIGLRLGLSATPERYFDETGTDGVFHYFGATLSPQFTLADAIAQGALVPYFYYPLFVELTAAEALTYAKFTKRIGWALADNPNWNTNETLTSLLMQRSRLVGTAENKLPTLARLMSTRLDTSHTLFYCGDGAIETRSDGIHRQVAAVTRLLGNELGFRVHSYTAETPMKEREQLRIQFEQGELQGLVAIHCLDEGVDIPAIRHAVILASTGNPRQFIQRRGRVLRPHSGKTEATIFDMIAIPPQLDRETWEVERNLLRKELKRFLEFAKLAKNAAAASEKLLTLQEQYRLPPD